In one Gimesia sp. genomic region, the following are encoded:
- a CDS encoding sigma-70 family RNA polymerase sigma factor: MTNRDLDEEYVALIAGSQPVLRGLLVALIRRAADVDDVLQETNTVLWRKRDEYDPERVFLPWACRIAQLQALAFFKRVRNDGQAVLEEWTLEQIAAATTRRAIEAKSHTEALTHCMEKLPSSHRQLVESRYRDAVPVNQIAADEGRSADAVSMTLYRIRKTLMECIQKTMAREAQT, from the coding sequence TTGACGAATCGTGATCTGGATGAGGAATATGTGGCGTTGATTGCCGGGAGCCAGCCTGTGTTGCGGGGGCTGCTGGTGGCGCTGATTCGTCGGGCGGCCGATGTGGATGATGTGCTGCAGGAGACGAATACCGTCCTGTGGCGGAAGCGGGATGAGTATGACCCGGAGCGGGTGTTTCTGCCCTGGGCGTGCCGGATTGCTCAGCTGCAGGCGCTGGCCTTTTTCAAGCGGGTGCGGAACGACGGTCAGGCGGTGCTGGAAGAATGGACGCTGGAGCAGATCGCGGCTGCGACGACGCGGCGGGCGATCGAGGCGAAATCGCATACGGAGGCGTTGACGCACTGTATGGAAAAGCTGCCGAGTTCGCATCGACAACTGGTGGAGAGCCGGTATCGGGATGCGGTACCCGTGAATCAGATCGCTGCGGATGAGGGGCGGTCGGCGGATGCGGTTTCGATGACCCTGTATCGCATTCGCAAAACACTGATGGAGTGCATCCAGAAGACGATGGCCCGGGAGGCGCAGACATGA